One window from the genome of Rutidosis leptorrhynchoides isolate AG116_Rl617_1_P2 unplaced genomic scaffold, CSIRO_AGI_Rlap_v1 contig50, whole genome shotgun sequence encodes:
- the LOC139884090 gene encoding anthranilate synthase alpha subunit 2, chloroplastic-like: MAPNFQIQPSSLFAAPVSLPSFESDALLNPILNQCRLRADHVFLIASIGITFCTHVVFCFVFDSDALVDQSALFKEASKLGNLVPLYHCIFSDNLTPVMAYRCLVKQDDRDNPSFLFESVEPGLHVSAVGRYSVIGAQPSIEIVAKENMVTVMDHHAGTRTEEIVEDPMTVPRKIMEGWEPQRTDELPEAFCGGWVGYFSYDTVRYVEKKKLPFPSAPPDDRNLPDVHLGLYEDVIVFDHVEKKAFVIHWVRLDQYPSVDEAFKDGMNRLDSLLSRVHDIDLPKLPAGSIKLQTKQFGPKLDVSSMSCDEYKEAVLQAKEHILAGDIFQIVLSQRFERRTFADPFDIYRALRIVNPSPYMTYLQVRGCILVASSPEILTRVKKQRIINRPLAGTVRRGKTHKEDLMLEEELLNDEKQCAEHIMLVDLGRNDVGKVSKTGSVKVEKLMNIERYSHVMHISSTVSGELLDNLTSWDALRAALPVGTVSGAPKVKAMELIDQFEVTRRGPYSGGFGGISFSGDMDIALALRTMVFPTGIRYDTMYSYKDSKQRREWVAHLQAGAGIVADSDPAAEQRECENKAAALARAIDLAESSFL, translated from the exons ATGGCGCCAAACTTTCAAATTCAACCTTCCTCTCTCTTCGCAGCTCCCGTCTCTCTCCCGTCATTCGAGTCAGATGCTCTACTCAATCCCATTCTCAATCAG TGTAGATTGAGAGCTGATCACGTTTTTTTGATTGCTTCTATTGGCATTACATTCTGTACTCACGTTGTATTCTGTTTTGTGTTTGATTCGGATGCTTTAGTCGACCAGTCGGCGTTATTCAAGGAAGCTTCGAAGCTGGGGAATTTAGTTCCTCTTTATCATTGCATATTCTCAGACAATCTCACTCCAGTGATGGCATATCGTTGTTTGGTTAAGCAAGATGATAGAGATAATCCCAGCTTTCTTTTTGAGTCGGTTGAGCCTGGATTGCACGTTTCTGCTGTT GGGAGGTATAGTGTTATTGGAGCTCAGCCAAGCATCGAAATTGTGGCAAAAGAGAATATGGTAACAGTCATGGACCATCATGCGGGGACGAGGACAGAAGAGATTGTAGAGGATCCTATGACAGTTCCTAGAAAAATCATGGAAGGGTGGGAGCCTCAGCGGACTGATGAACTTCCAGAAGCATTTTGTG GTGGATGGGTTGGATATTTCTCATATGATACAGTCCGCTACGTGGAGAAGAAAAAATTGCCCTTTCCTAGTGCCCCTCCCGATGACAGAAATCTTCCTGATGTTCACCTTGGCCTCTATGAAGATGTGATTGTTTTTGATCACGTGGAGAAG AAAGCATTTGTGATTCATTGGGTGAGATTAGATCAGTATCCATCAGTTGATGAAGCATTCAAAGATGGAATGAATCGCTTAGACTCTTTGTTATCTAGAGTTCATGATATTGATCT CCCAAAGCTGCCTGCTGGTTCAATAAAATTACAAACAAAGCAATTTGGTCCAAAACTTGATGTGTCAAGCATGTCATGTGACGAGTACAAGGAAGCAGTATTGCAGGCTAAAGAGCATATCCTAGCTGGTGATATTTTCCAAATTGTCTTAAGTCAGCGCTTTGAACGCCGAACTTTTGCCGACCCATTTGATATCTATAGAGCATTGAGGATTGTTAATCCAAGCCCCTATATGACCTATTTACAA GTCAGAGGGTGCATTCTAGTGGCTTCGAGTCCAGAAATACTCACCCGTGTAAAGAAG CAAAGGATTATCAACCGGCCCCTTGCTGGGACTGTTAGAAGAGGGAAGACACACAAAGAAGATCTAATGTTGGAAGAGGAGCTCTTAAATGATGAAAAGCAATGTGCTGAGCACATCATGCTCGTTGACTTGGGGAGGAATGATGTTGGAAAG GTTTCTAAAACTGGTTCAGTCAAGGTTGAGAAGCTCATGAATATTGAGCGCTATTCCCATGTTATGCATATCAGCTCAACA GTCAGTGGGGAATTACTTGATAATTTGACTAGTTGGGACGCTCTTAGAGCTGCTCTGCCAGTTGGTACTGTTAGCGGAGCACCAAAG GTCAAGGCAATGGAGCTGATCGATCAATTTGAGGTGACTAGGCGTGGCCCTTACAGTGGTGGATTCGGAGGCATTTCATTTTCTGGTGACATGGACATCGCCCTTGCTTTGAGGACAATGGTATTCCCAACTGGAATTCGTTATGACACCATGTATTCGTACAAGGACAGTAAACAACGACGAGAGTGGGTTGCTCATCTTCAAGCTGGGGCTGGAATTGTAGCTGACAGTGATCCAGCAGC